GCCCGTTGGGGCTTCCCAGCCGTACTCGGCGAGGTCGGCAGAGGTCGCTGCAGCGTGGGTCTCGTCGCCCTGCGGGCCCGGCGTGACCAGCTGCGCCCTGACGTGCTTGTTGCTCACGCGAGCAACGAGGCGGGGTTTACCCGATTTCAGCAGGCGCAACCTTTGATGGTAGTCCGTCCGGACTTCGCGGCGGCGACGCATCGGAACCTTGTATCGTGGTCCTGTCGCCATTATTGAATCTCCACCTGGTAGTTGTTCTGGATGTATGCTTCGAGCCGGTCCACGCTGTCGAATTCGCCACCGGACGCCTTGTTGTAGAGCGAGCGGTACTGGGTACGGTCGAGCGTACCGTCGTCACGCAGCTCTTTCAGGCGACGGCGCTGGGCGCGGATTCGGCTGACCCATGCGTCTTTCTTGTTCTTCCGAGCGCCGGAACGGCCCTTGCGGGAGCCGGCACCCTTGCGGTGACCGTAGGAACGCTTGGCGGCGCGCTCGCGTGCGCGACCTTTCGAGTTGCCCTTGGCGTCCTTGGCGCGAATCGTGCCCTCGTCGACGAGTTCACGGATGTCTTCGCGCGTGATGGCCTCCGCGATGTCGGACTGTGCCTCAGGGTCGAACCAAACACGACCCTTGCCAACGTCGAGGACGTCAGCGGCCATGCGCTTCTGTGCTTTCAGGTCCGTCATCAGTTATCCACCTCGACTTCGACGTAGGTGGGGTTGAGAACGCGAATCTCGCGCTCTTCAGCCACTTCCTCGATGCGCTCGCGCTTGCGCGCGCCGACCGAGGACGCGATACGAACAGCCTGCGTGTCACCGTCGACGCCTTCGAGGTCGTCCGTGTTGAACACACGAACTTCCTCGAAGCCGGACGGGTGCAGACCACGGGCGGCCTTCGGCGTGCGGTAACCCGCCTGAACCTTGGGGCCTTTGCCCTTGATGCCGCGTCGCTGCTTGGAGAGACCACCACGGGGGCGCCGCCACGACGTGGGCGTGCGCTTCTTCTTGTGGTAGTCCTGCCGGTTGAACTGCGGCTTGCCTTCGCGGCGCTTCTGTGCGAGTGCCGCTGCCTTCTCGGCGTCGAGTTCGGGCTTCTTGTCCGCGTAGCCGCGGGGGCGAAGTTCCGTCTCGACGTCTTCGGCAGGCTCTTCTTCGGCTTCTTCGGCTTCGGCGGACTCGTCTTCGACCTCAGCCTCCGACTCTTCGGAGACTTCCAGGCCACCGACGTCGGCTTTGATACGCGCGGCGAGCGCGTTACCAATGCCATCGGCTTCGGCCAGTTCGGACTGGCTCGCAGCCTTCACGTCGTCGACAGTCTCGAAGCCTGCTTCGCGAAGCGCGTCAGCTTTCGACGGGCCGACACCGCTGATGTCTTCGAGTTCGGTGATTTCTTCCGACATTAGGCACCACCAGTCTTGGGTTTCTGGGTGATGTACACGCCGTCGGTGAACACGCGAGTGTCCTTGTCCGTGACGCGAGTGAGTTGTTCGATGTCGGCGGCAGTCTGCCCGACGTCCTCCTTGCTGGGGCCGCTCAGGGTGACTTCTTCGCCGTCGACCTGTACCTGGGTGTCACCGCGAACTGCTGCTCGTCGCGGGGACTTCTCGCCGAGGAAGTTCTTGATGACGACTTCGTCGCCTTCGACGTTCACTTGCATCGGGAAGTGAGCGTAGTGGACTTCCATCTGGTACTCCCATCCCTCGGTGACGCCGTGAAGCATGTTGTTCACGTGGCTCTCGAAGGTGCCGATCGTCGCGTTCGTTTTCGCGTTCTCGACGTCGGTTTCGATGACCACGGAACCGTCTTCGACGGTGACCGAGACGTTCGGGTACCACAGGCGCTTGGTGACGCTACCGTTGGAACCCTCGACGGTGAGTTCGAGGTTGTCGACCTCGGCGGTTACCTCGTCCGGGATTTCGATTTCTATTCGGCTCATTGTTCTAGTAGACGTAGGCGATAATCTGGCCACCGATGCCCTGTTCGCGGGCCTCGTAGTGGCTCATGACGCCGTGGCTCGTCGTGACGATGAGCGCCCCGTAGTCACGGGCGGGGAGGAACTGCTTCTCCCATCGCTCGAAGTCGTCAGCACCCGCGGAGTACCGCGGCTTGACGGCGCCACACTTGTTGATTGCGCCTTTCAGTTCGACCTCGAACTTACCGGCCTTGCCGTCGT
The genomic region above belongs to Haloferax marinisediminis and contains:
- a CDS encoding 30S ribosomal protein S8, with the protein product MADNDPLSSALSGVNNAESVGHLSHEIQPASNIIGSVLEVFYDRGYVDGFEFVDDGKAGKFEVELKGAINKCGAVKPRYSAGADDFERWEKQFLPARDYGALIVTTSHGVMSHYEAREQGIGGQIIAYVY
- a CDS encoding 50S ribosomal protein L19e; the encoded protein is MTDLKAQKRMAADVLDVGKGRVWFDPEAQSDIAEAITREDIRELVDEGTIRAKDAKGNSKGRARERAAKRSYGHRKGAGSRKGRSGARKNKKDAWVSRIRAQRRRLKELRDDGTLDRTQYRSLYNKASGGEFDSVDRLEAYIQNNYQVEIQ
- a CDS encoding 50S ribosomal protein L32e, which encodes MSEEITELEDISGVGPSKADALREAGFETVDDVKAASQSELAEADGIGNALAARIKADVGGLEVSEESEAEVEDESAEAEEAEEEPAEDVETELRPRGYADKKPELDAEKAAALAQKRREGKPQFNRQDYHKKKRTPTSWRRPRGGLSKQRRGIKGKGPKVQAGYRTPKAARGLHPSGFEEVRVFNTDDLEGVDGDTQAVRIASSVGARKRERIEEVAEEREIRVLNPTYVEVEVDN
- a CDS encoding 50S ribosomal protein L6 — translated: MSRIEIEIPDEVTAEVDNLELTVEGSNGSVTKRLWYPNVSVTVEDGSVVIETDVENAKTNATIGTFESHVNNMLHGVTEGWEYQMEVHYAHFPMQVNVEGDEVVIKNFLGEKSPRRAAVRGDTQVQVDGEEVTLSGPSKEDVGQTAADIEQLTRVTDKDTRVFTDGVYITQKPKTGGA